Proteins encoded in a region of the Chloroflexota bacterium genome:
- the trpS gene encoding tryptophan--tRNA ligase — MKQRVFSGIQPSGESLHLGNYLGAIKGMLALQDSHDCIFAVVDYHAITVPYDPASMPAQKFNAIVEYMAAGLDPRKSILIIQSDVPEHTELAWLLGCIMPVSKLEQLPTYKDKKARQQSPTMGLLDYPVLMAADILIYKASLVPVGQDQLPHIEFAREVARKFNAAFGETFPEPQAYLTEGAEVPSLLGTGKMSKSVPGSFIALNDSPDQIHHKLAVAVTDPARQRRSDPGEPMRCNIYAIHRLYTPVDRLAEIADGCRAADIGCLECKAILAEEIIADLTPFRECRARLFSHPDDVRDALREGAKRARPLARATLDEVRCVMGLDRI; from the coding sequence ATGAAACAACGGGTTTTCTCTGGCATTCAACCCAGCGGCGAGAGTCTGCATCTGGGCAATTACTTGGGCGCGATCAAGGGCATGTTAGCGCTGCAGGACAGCCACGACTGCATCTTCGCCGTGGTGGACTACCATGCCATCACCGTGCCCTATGACCCGGCTTCGATGCCCGCCCAGAAATTCAATGCCATCGTAGAGTATATGGCTGCCGGACTGGACCCCAGAAAATCCATATTGATTATCCAGTCCGATGTGCCTGAGCACACCGAACTGGCATGGCTCTTGGGTTGCATCATGCCCGTTTCCAAGTTAGAACAACTGCCGACCTACAAGGACAAAAAGGCGCGCCAGCAATCGCCTACTATGGGCTTGCTGGATTACCCGGTGCTGATGGCTGCGGACATACTGATCTACAAAGCATCCCTCGTCCCAGTGGGGCAAGATCAGTTGCCGCATATCGAGTTCGCTCGAGAAGTGGCGCGCAAGTTCAACGCCGCGTTTGGTGAGACTTTCCCAGAACCGCAGGCCTATCTCACCGAAGGAGCGGAGGTACCCAGCCTGCTGGGAACAGGCAAGATGTCCAAGAGCGTGCCCGGCAGTTTCATCGCTCTCAACGACTCGCCAGACCAGATACACCACAAACTGGCCGTTGCCGTCACGGACCCGGCCCGTCAGCGGCGCAGCGACCCCGGCGAACCAATGCGCTGCAATATCTACGCCATCCACCGCCTCTACACGCCCGTGGACCGATTGGCGGAGATTGCAGATGGCTGTCGTGCGGCGGATATCGGCTGCTTGGAATGCAAAGCCATCTTGGCTGAGGAGATCATCGCGGATCTAACGCCCTTTCGCGAGTGCCGCGCCCGGTTATTTTCTCACCCTGACGACGTACGTGACGCACTGCGGGAGGGGGCTAAGCGGGCCCGACCATTGGCCAGGGCTACGTTAGATGAAGTGCGATGCGTAATGGGGCTGGACAGGATATAG
- the hutU gene encoding urocanate hydratase, with amino-acid sequence MVKRVIRAPRGTEISCKGWLQEAALRMLMNNLDPEVAGDPDNLIVYGGRGKAARNWECFDAIVACLRELENDETLLVQSGKPVGIFRTHPDAPRVLLANSNLVPRWATWEHFNELEAKGLMMYGQMTAGSWIYIGTQGILQGTYETMAAAARAQGWPSLRGRFVLTAGLGEMGGAQPLAVTMNEGVALVVEADPWRAKRRLDTRYLDRVTENLEEAMTWVQEAVDEKRPLSVGVIGNAAEVFPELVVRGVTPDIVTDQTPAHDPLKYILPGLSVEEAKAQAEADPRGYTERAKAAMAAHVRAMLDFQKRGAVVFDYGNNIRQQALDAGVKNAFDFQGFVPLYIRPLFCEGKGPFRWVALSGDPQDIYATDETILELFPHDEHLCRWIRMAQQKVAFQGLPARICWLGYGERAKAGLAFNDLVASGRVKAPIVIGRDHLDAGSVASPNRETEGMKDGSDAVADWPLLNALINAVGGATWVSIHHGGGVGMGYSIHAGQVIVADGTPEAAVRLQRVLTTDPGMGILRHADAGYPEAIAAAKRHGLVIPMLRV; translated from the coding sequence ATGGTGAAACGAGTCATTCGTGCCCCCCGAGGAACAGAGATTTCCTGCAAGGGCTGGCTACAGGAGGCGGCCCTGCGTATGCTGATGAATAATCTCGACCCAGAGGTGGCAGGCGACCCCGACAATCTCATCGTTTATGGTGGCCGGGGCAAAGCAGCCCGTAACTGGGAATGCTTCGATGCTATCGTCGCCTGTCTGCGAGAATTGGAGAACGATGAGACATTATTGGTGCAATCGGGCAAGCCAGTAGGCATCTTCCGGACTCATCCCGACGCTCCGCGAGTGCTGCTCGCAAATTCCAATCTGGTGCCCCGTTGGGCCACGTGGGAGCATTTCAACGAACTCGAAGCCAAAGGGCTGATGATGTACGGTCAGATGACCGCCGGCAGTTGGATCTACATAGGAACCCAGGGCATCCTACAGGGCACCTACGAGACGATGGCTGCTGCGGCTCGGGCCCAGGGTTGGCCCAGTTTGAGGGGCAGGTTCGTGCTCACCGCCGGATTGGGCGAGATGGGTGGAGCGCAACCGTTGGCGGTTACGATGAACGAGGGCGTGGCCCTGGTCGTCGAGGCGGATCCATGGCGCGCTAAACGCCGTCTCGACACCCGTTACCTCGATCGCGTGACCGAGAACTTGGAAGAAGCCATGACCTGGGTGCAGGAAGCAGTGGATGAGAAACGCCCCCTCTCCGTCGGCGTAATTGGCAATGCAGCCGAAGTCTTCCCCGAACTGGTCGTGCGTGGCGTGACACCTGACATCGTAACCGACCAGACTCCCGCCCACGACCCGCTGAAGTATATCCTCCCCGGCCTTTCTGTCGAGGAGGCGAAAGCGCAAGCAGAGGCCGACCCGCGGGGCTACACTGAACGAGCCAAGGCAGCCATGGCCGCCCACGTCCGGGCTATGCTCGATTTCCAGAAGCGGGGTGCGGTTGTCTTCGACTACGGCAATAACATCCGCCAGCAAGCATTGGATGCCGGCGTGAAAAATGCCTTCGATTTCCAGGGTTTCGTGCCGCTCTACATCCGGCCGCTCTTCTGTGAGGGCAAGGGGCCCTTCCGCTGGGTAGCGCTCTCGGGTGACCCACAGGACATCTACGCTACCGATGAGACCATCCTCGAACTGTTCCCTCACGACGAACACCTGTGCCGTTGGATCAGGATGGCGCAACAGAAGGTGGCTTTCCAGGGCTTACCGGCGCGTATCTGCTGGCTTGGCTATGGCGAGCGAGCAAAGGCTGGGCTGGCCTTCAATGATCTGGTGGCCAGCGGCAGGGTGAAAGCCCCCATTGTGATCGGGCGCGACCACTTAGATGCCGGGTCGGTGGCCTCACCGAACCGCGAGACGGAGGGGATGAAAGACGGTTCGGACGCCGTCGCCGACTGGCCACTGCTCAACGCTCTCATCAATGCCGTCGGTGGGGCCACCTGGGTTTCGATTCACCACGGTGGAGGAGTGGGCATGGGATATTCCATTCACGCCGGGCAAGTCATCGTGGCCGATGGCACCCCCGAGGCAGCAGTGCGACTGCAGCGCGTGCTGACCACTGATCCGGGCATGGGCATCCTGCGCCACGCCGACGCGGGCTATCCCGAGGCGATCGCCGCAGCCAAGAGGCACGGCCTGGTAATACCGATGCTGCGCGTTTGA
- the hutH gene encoding histidine ammonia-lyase, with product MSTLRIDGVHLTIEDVVAVARAWDCPESIRIALTPAARSRVSRAQAAVENLTRRGETVYGVTTGFGRFKDRRIEPEQTAELQRNILRSHAVGVGPLLDEGTVRAMMLLRANTLAKGHSGIRLETLETLIEMLNRGVHPVVPSQGSVGASGDLAPLAHMGLVLIGEGEAWYRGERLPGGEALRRAGLQPVVLGAKEGVALTNGTALMTAIGALTVHAADELVRLADIAAAMSLEALHGTPLAFDARIHAMRPHPHQADCAAHLRRLLEGSDFTRPPEDPHDVQDAYTLRCIPQVHGAVRDTIAYAMRVLSTELNAATDNPLLFVEGDQVACLSGGNFHGEPIALAMDFLALGLTELGNFSERRIARLMDADSNGGILPPFLTEHGGLHSGFMLVQYTAAALASENKVLAHPASADTIPTSANTEDHVSMGTTAARQAREVLGNVQTIIALELLCAAQGIDFRRKTQGPSARLGRGTAPAYALIRRDVPFIERDTILYPYIEAMRQLVVSGELLRAVEGEVGPLAGVDEMGKVRYT from the coding sequence ATGAGCACCCTTCGCATAGATGGGGTTCACTTGACCATAGAGGATGTGGTGGCAGTTGCCAGGGCATGGGATTGTCCTGAGAGCATCCGTATCGCCCTTACGCCCGCGGCTCGTTCCCGGGTGTCCCGCGCCCAGGCTGCCGTGGAGAATCTCACCAGACGCGGGGAAACCGTATATGGCGTGACTACGGGTTTCGGGCGTTTCAAGGACCGGCGGATTGAACCCGAACAAACTGCTGAACTGCAACGCAACATCTTGAGGAGTCATGCGGTGGGGGTCGGCCCGTTGTTAGATGAAGGCACCGTGCGAGCGATGATGCTCCTCCGTGCCAACACGTTGGCAAAGGGCCACTCTGGCATCCGCCTGGAAACGCTGGAAACCCTGATCGAGATGTTGAACCGGGGCGTGCACCCGGTTGTGCCATCGCAAGGCTCGGTCGGGGCCAGCGGTGACCTGGCACCCCTGGCGCACATGGGCCTGGTGCTTATCGGCGAGGGCGAAGCCTGGTATCGGGGCGAGCGGCTGCCTGGCGGCGAAGCCCTGCGCCGGGCAGGCTTGCAGCCGGTCGTGTTGGGGGCCAAGGAGGGCGTGGCTCTCACCAATGGCACGGCGTTGATGACCGCCATCGGTGCTCTGACAGTCCACGCTGCGGACGAGTTGGTGCGCCTAGCGGATATCGCTGCGGCCATGAGTCTGGAGGCATTGCATGGCACACCCTTGGCCTTTGATGCCCGTATCCACGCTATGCGCCCCCATCCCCACCAGGCGGATTGCGCCGCCCACCTGCGCCGACTGCTGGAGGGCAGTGACTTCACCCGCCCACCCGAGGACCCTCACGACGTCCAGGACGCTTACACTCTGCGCTGCATCCCCCAGGTGCACGGGGCCGTGCGCGATACCATCGCCTATGCGATGCGGGTGCTAAGCACCGAATTGAACGCTGCCACCGACAACCCGCTCCTCTTCGTGGAAGGTGACCAGGTCGCATGTCTTTCGGGTGGTAATTTCCACGGCGAGCCCATTGCCCTGGCCATGGACTTCCTGGCCCTTGGTCTGACCGAACTGGGCAATTTCTCCGAGCGGCGCATCGCCCGTCTGATGGACGCCGACTCCAACGGTGGCATCTTGCCGCCCTTCCTCACCGAGCATGGCGGGCTGCACTCGGGCTTCATGCTGGTGCAGTACACCGCGGCCGCGCTGGCCTCGGAGAACAAAGTACTGGCCCACCCCGCCAGCGCCGACACCATCCCCACCTCGGCCAACACCGAGGACCACGTGAGCATGGGCACGACGGCAGCACGGCAGGCGCGGGAGGTGCTGGGCAACGTGCAGACCATCATCGCTTTGGAACTCCTGTGTGCGGCGCAGGGGATTGACTTTCGCCGCAAGACGCAGGGGCCCTCGGCGCGCCTGGGACGGGGCACGGCACCCGCCTATGCCCTGATACGCAGGGATGTACCCTTCATCGAGCGGGACACAATCCTATACCCGTACATCGAAGCCATGCGCCAGTTGGTGGTGAGCGGGGAACTCTTGCGGGCGGTGGAGGGGGAAGTGGGGCCTTTGGCGGGCGTTGATGAAATGGGCAAGGTGCGGTATACTTAG
- a CDS encoding DUF5615 family PIN-like protein, which translates to MRFLANENFPLTSVHRLREAGYEVKAIIEDSPGTKDREVLTRAANDHCIVFAFDRDYGEPIYRRKLPVPAGVIYFRFVPVTPEEPAERLLKPLAISGLLLKGKFTVVERGRVRQRPLP; encoded by the coding sequence ATGCGGTTTTTGGCCAATGAAAATTTCCCCTTAACGAGCGTGCACCGTCTACGAGAGGCTGGCTACGAGGTTAAGGCAATTATTGAAGACTCACCCGGCACTAAAGATCGCGAGGTTCTGACCCGCGCTGCCAATGACCATTGCATTGTGTTCGCTTTCGATCGGGATTACGGAGAACCGATCTATCGGCGGAAATTGCCAGTACCAGCAGGTGTAATATACTTCCGGTTCGTTCCAGTAACCCCAGAAGAGCCAGCGGAACGCCTGTTAAAACCCTTGGCCATTAGCGGTCTGCTACTGAAAGGGAAATTCACCGTTGTCGAACGCGGACGTGTGCGCCAGCGACCACTCCCCTAA
- a CDS encoding WXG100 family type VII secretion target → MSSQAIVNPEDLERFARELKQFNAQLRDSTSRLQGEFHRLGDTWRDQEHYKFAQEFEQTMRVIHRFLQVADQHIPFLLRKAQRVREYLQQR, encoded by the coding sequence ATGTCCTCTCAAGCGATTGTCAACCCCGAAGACCTGGAACGTTTTGCCCGCGAACTCAAGCAATTCAATGCCCAACTGCGCGACAGCACATCCCGGCTGCAGGGCGAGTTCCACCGCCTGGGCGACACCTGGCGTGACCAGGAGCATTACAAGTTCGCCCAGGAGTTCGAGCAAACTATGCGAGTGATCCACAGATTCCTGCAGGTCGCCGACCAACACATCCCCTTCCTACTTCGCAAAGCCCAGCGGGTGCGGGAATACCTGCAGCAGCGCTAA
- the pyrF gene encoding orotidine-5'-phosphate decarboxylase, which yields MATSTDFVTKLAMAMEANNSQLCVGLDPMPERFPPEVLREHDPIFTFMKMIVDATVDLACAYKPNIAFYEAQGLRGLTALQRLMAYIPDHIPVILDAKRSDMAHSSAAYAHASFEVWGADAVTVSPYLGLDALEPFLAYRDKGVFLLCHTSNPGAAEVQGMRCGGQPLYRWVAERARSLNQAGNLGLVVGATYPETLKVLRAADPTMRFLVPGIGEQGGEIRAAVLAGMGARPDSLILSSSRGITYAADPRAAAIARRDEIRRARAEAAAVPPPSPSAALVEEVALALYDSGCVQFGDFVLRTGKHAPIYIDLRLLASRPVLLRLVAGAYADRLAGVTFDSLAAIPSAGLVLGTAVALETGRPLIYVRQRVKDYGTQKAIEGTYRQGERVVVLDDLISSGDSKLEAIGILEEAGLIVERVAVLIDREHGGREALRKAGYHLDAVLTLTELLDALVARGRLSSTKRDEVIAFVRQERAK from the coding sequence ATGGCCACAAGTACGGATTTTGTGACCAAACTGGCGATGGCGATGGAAGCCAACAACAGCCAACTCTGCGTCGGGCTTGATCCGATGCCCGAACGCTTCCCGCCCGAGGTATTGCGCGAGCACGACCCCATCTTCACCTTCATGAAGATGATCGTGGACGCCACCGTGGACTTGGCTTGCGCCTACAAGCCCAACATCGCCTTCTACGAAGCCCAGGGTTTGCGTGGACTGACCGCTTTGCAGCGCCTTATGGCCTATATCCCAGACCACATCCCGGTCATCCTCGATGCCAAGCGGTCCGATATGGCCCATTCGTCCGCTGCTTATGCTCATGCTTCCTTTGAGGTCTGGGGAGCAGACGCGGTTACCGTCAGTCCCTACTTGGGTCTGGATGCCCTGGAGCCCTTCCTGGCCTACCGCGACAAGGGCGTGTTCCTCCTTTGCCACACCTCCAACCCAGGCGCAGCCGAGGTGCAGGGCATGAGGTGTGGCGGCCAACCCCTTTACCGCTGGGTGGCCGAGCGCGCCCGCAGCCTGAACCAAGCGGGCAACCTGGGCCTGGTGGTCGGTGCAACTTATCCTGAAACGCTCAAAGTGCTGCGTGCTGCTGACCCAACGATGCGCTTCCTGGTGCCTGGTATCGGCGAACAGGGCGGCGAGATCCGCGCTGCGGTCCTGGCTGGGATGGGAGCCCGTCCTGACAGCCTGATCCTCAGTTCCTCGCGGGGCATCACCTACGCCGCCGACCCCCGGGCTGCAGCCATCGCCCGGCGGGACGAGATACGGCGGGCGCGTGCCGAGGCAGCCGCGGTGCCACCACCTTCGCCCAGTGCGGCCCTGGTAGAAGAAGTGGCCCTGGCCCTCTACGACTCAGGGTGTGTGCAGTTCGGCGACTTTGTGCTGCGCACTGGCAAGCACGCGCCTATCTACATTGACCTACGCCTCCTTGCCTCCCGGCCGGTCCTATTGCGCCTGGTAGCGGGAGCCTACGCCGACCGACTGGCTGGCGTGACCTTCGACTCCCTGGCGGCTATCCCCTCCGCCGGGCTGGTGCTGGGCACGGCGGTGGCACTGGAGACCGGGCGTCCGCTCATCTACGTCCGACAACGAGTTAAGGACTACGGGACGCAGAAGGCTATCGAGGGTACGTATCGGCAGGGCGAACGGGTGGTGGTTCTGGACGATTTGATCTCCAGTGGTGACAGCAAACTGGAGGCCATTGGCATATTGGAGGAGGCTGGTTTGATTGTGGAGCGCGTGGCCGTGCTGATAGACCGAGAGCATGGAGGACGGGAGGCATTGAGAAAGGCGGGCTATCACCTCGATGCCGTGCTCACCCTGACCGAATTGTTGGACGCGCTGGTGGCGCGGGGACGACTTTCCAGTACCAAACGCGACGAGGTGATCGCATTTGTCCGCCAGGAAAGGGCAAAATAG
- a CDS encoding glycosyltransferase family 2 protein: MPDLTVIVLTKNEERNIAACLDSVRWADRLMVLDSFSDDHTVDIAEAAGAAVYRRPFVNYPDQRNAALDLATTEWVFFVDADERATPELGAEIRQAIASDRAGWWVPRRNIIWGKWIRHTGWYPDYQLRLLRRGRARYDPQREVHELVILDGPAGYLQNPLIHYNYQTVGQFLARQDRYTHFEADILFKQGIRPRPHNYILQPLREFTRRFIALEGYRDGGYGFLLSLLMAYYTFLTYVRLRQRWRKQGG, from the coding sequence ATGCCCGACCTGACGGTTATCGTGCTGACCAAGAACGAGGAGCGCAACATCGCCGCCTGTCTGGATAGCGTGCGTTGGGCCGATCGTCTGATGGTTCTCGACTCGTTCAGTGATGACCACACGGTGGATATCGCCGAGGCCGCTGGGGCGGCGGTGTACAGGCGACCTTTCGTGAACTATCCCGACCAGCGCAATGCTGCCCTGGACTTGGCAACAACCGAGTGGGTCTTTTTTGTGGATGCCGACGAGCGGGCTACGCCCGAGTTGGGAGCCGAAATCCGCCAGGCCATCGCTTCTGACCGGGCAGGTTGGTGGGTGCCCCGGCGAAACATCATCTGGGGCAAGTGGATCCGGCATACCGGCTGGTATCCAGACTATCAACTTCGCCTGTTGCGGCGAGGACGAGCGCGCTACGATCCACAGCGCGAGGTGCACGAACTGGTCATCCTGGATGGGCCAGCCGGTTACCTACAAAATCCTCTAATTCACTACAACTACCAGACGGTGGGCCAATTCCTGGCCAGACAAGATCGCTACACCCACTTCGAGGCGGATATCCTATTCAAACAAGGCATTCGACCGCGACCTCACAACTACATCCTCCAGCCCCTCCGCGAATTCACCCGGCGTTTCATTGCGTTAGAAGGCTATCGCGATGGCGGATACGGCTTTCTGCTGAGCCTTTTGATGGCCTACTATACTTTCTTGACCTACGTGCGTCTGCGACAGAGGTGGAGGAAACAGGGAGGCTGA
- a CDS encoding glycosyltransferase family 2 protein, giving the protein MDLSVIIVNWNVRDLLAACVDSVLRFTRPSLETEVIVVDNASHDGSPNMIRQRFPSVHLLANTENKGFAGGNNQGLRAATGRYLALLNPDTEVRGDALGTLVDFLAATPNAGMVGPRLIHSDGSFQHSAFRFPTLAMAFFDFFPLHHRLIHSRLNGRYPRRLYDAGVPFPIDHPLGACMVLRREVIEQVGLLDEGFFMYCEEIDWAMRVRKAGWGIYCVPAAEVVHHVGQSTRQSRDEMFVTLWRSRYRLFEKYYGPAYRWLVRRIVRLGMAREVARVRRALRRGEMSRTEAQSRLSACRLVASL; this is encoded by the coding sequence ATGGACCTCTCTGTTATCATTGTCAACTGGAATGTGAGAGACCTCCTCGCCGCGTGCGTTGATTCGGTGCTACGCTTCACGCGCCCCAGCCTCGAAACCGAGGTTATCGTCGTGGACAACGCTTCCCACGACGGCAGCCCCAATATGATACGCCAGCGCTTCCCTTCCGTGCACCTCCTGGCCAACACCGAGAACAAGGGCTTCGCTGGTGGCAACAACCAGGGCCTTCGTGCTGCCACCGGTCGCTATCTGGCTCTCCTGAACCCCGACACCGAGGTTCGGGGCGATGCTCTGGGGACACTGGTGGACTTCCTGGCAGCCACACCAAACGCTGGGATGGTTGGCCCACGCCTGATCCACTCTGATGGCAGTTTCCAGCACTCCGCCTTCCGCTTTCCCACCCTGGCTATGGCTTTCTTCGACTTCTTCCCTCTCCACCACCGGCTCATCCATTCCCGGCTCAATGGGCGCTACCCGCGCCGTCTTTATGATGCCGGCGTGCCCTTTCCCATTGATCATCCCTTGGGTGCCTGTATGGTGCTGCGCCGCGAGGTGATCGAACAGGTGGGGCTCCTGGACGAGGGCTTTTTCATGTACTGCGAGGAGATTGATTGGGCTATGCGCGTGCGGAAGGCAGGATGGGGCATCTACTGCGTGCCGGCGGCTGAAGTGGTACATCATGTCGGACAGAGCACGCGCCAATCCCGCGACGAGATGTTCGTTACCCTCTGGCGCAGTCGCTACCGGCTCTTCGAGAAGTACTACGGCCCGGCGTATCGCTGGCTGGTACGGCGCATTGTGAGGCTGGGGATGGCGCGCGAGGTGGCACGCGTGCGGAGGGCTTTGCGGCGCGGCGAAATGAGTCGGACGGAAGCACAGAGCCGCCTCAGCGCCTGTCGCCTCGTGGCCAGCCTATGA
- a CDS encoding low molecular weight protein arginine phosphatase yields the protein MAKKHVILFVCTGNVCRSPMAVGFLQARLAREGRAAEFDVRSAGLWALEGEPATAYARQVMAEHDLDISDHRGRNLTQEDIDQADLILVMAERHANAIQRDFRRADEKMHLLSEMIGQRFDIEDPYGGSLMDYRLKARELEEIIEAGYPKIVELATKI from the coding sequence ATGGCCAAGAAGCATGTGATCTTGTTTGTCTGCACGGGCAATGTCTGTCGTTCGCCGATGGCCGTGGGCTTCTTGCAGGCCAGGCTGGCCCGTGAAGGGCGAGCCGCCGAGTTCGATGTGCGATCGGCGGGGCTGTGGGCCCTGGAAGGCGAGCCCGCGACTGCCTATGCTCGCCAGGTAATGGCAGAGCATGACTTAGACATCAGTGACCATCGAGGACGCAATCTCACCCAAGAGGATATTGACCAAGCCGACCTGATCCTGGTGATGGCCGAGAGGCACGCCAATGCCATCCAGCGCGATTTCCGCCGTGCCGACGAGAAAATGCACTTGCTCAGCGAGATGATCGGCCAGCGTTTTGACATCGAGGACCCATATGGAGGGTCGCTGATGGATTACCGCCTCAAGGCCCGTGAGTTGGAAGAGATCATCGAGGCAGGCTATCCGAAGATCGTGGAATTGGCCACCAAGATTTAG
- a CDS encoding bifunctional folylpolyglutamate synthase/dihydrofolate synthase, whose amino-acid sequence MNYTESLSYLYSLANRENQPAAYAPENFNLDRVSALLADLGNPHHRFWSVHVAGTKGKGSTCAMMASVLQQAGYRTGLYTSPHLHTFRERIQINGTLITEERFAEVTTRVRPYAERIPDITTFEVATALAFLYFAEEGVDAAVLEVGMGGRLDATNIVMPLVAVITSLSLDHMIYLGWTIEAIATEKAGIIKAGVPVVSAPQVPEAMAVIEHVSQDKGSPLTRVSRDWAYQLRSWSRRGQRFRATGPDVHYANLRIPFLGEHQLINVTVVLAAIEALRRQGVTISRSALRRGLRLAHWPGRLEVLSGNPALIVDGAHNPDSVHRLVAALRDYLLIDRFVLIFGVSADKDAAGMLAELLPHARAVVLTASHHARAANPQDVLLKLAEPYGIETHVAPDPAAALDTALEIAGQGTPVVATGSLFLVAEVQEAWRARTDAEPYPCDPV is encoded by the coding sequence TTGAACTACACCGAATCCCTCTCCTATCTCTATAGTCTCGCCAATCGCGAGAACCAGCCCGCCGCCTATGCACCGGAGAACTTCAACCTCGACCGCGTCAGCGCGCTGCTGGCGGATCTGGGAAATCCACATCACCGCTTCTGGAGCGTGCATGTAGCGGGGACGAAGGGCAAGGGTTCCACCTGTGCCATGATGGCCTCGGTACTCCAACAAGCAGGCTATCGCACCGGTCTTTACACCTCGCCTCACCTGCACACCTTTCGTGAGCGCATCCAGATCAACGGCACGCTCATCACCGAGGAGCGCTTTGCTGAAGTCACCACCCGCGTGCGCCCCTATGCCGAACGCATTCCGGACATCACCACCTTCGAGGTGGCAACGGCACTGGCTTTCTTGTACTTCGCCGAGGAGGGCGTGGATGCTGCCGTGCTGGAGGTTGGTATGGGCGGACGGCTGGATGCCACAAATATAGTCATGCCCCTGGTGGCGGTCATCACCTCGCTGAGCCTCGATCACATGATCTACCTGGGTTGGACAATCGAGGCCATCGCCACGGAGAAAGCAGGCATCATCAAGGCAGGCGTGCCGGTGGTCAGTGCGCCACAGGTGCCCGAGGCTATGGCGGTCATCGAGCATGTCAGTCAGGACAAGGGCAGCCCGCTGACCCGCGTGAGCCGAGATTGGGCCTATCAGTTGCGCTCCTGGAGCAGGCGTGGCCAGCGTTTCCGCGCCACTGGCCCCGATGTCCACTATGCCAACCTACGCATCCCTTTCCTCGGCGAACACCAACTCATCAATGTGACGGTGGTATTGGCTGCGATCGAAGCACTGCGAAGGCAAGGTGTGACCATCAGTAGGAGTGCGCTTCGGCGGGGCCTGCGCTTGGCGCACTGGCCGGGCCGGCTCGAAGTGTTAAGCGGGAACCCTGCTCTCATCGTAGATGGCGCACACAATCCCGACTCGGTGCACCGCCTGGTGGCGGCGCTGCGAGATTACTTGCTCATCGACCGCTTCGTCCTCATTTTTGGCGTATCGGCTGACAAGGACGCCGCTGGCATGCTGGCGGAACTATTGCCCCACGCCAGGGCAGTTGTGCTCACCGCCTCGCACCATGCTCGGGCGGCGAACCCACAAGATGTCTTGCTGAAGTTGGCCGAGCCTTACGGCATCGAGACCCACGTGGCACCCGACCCCGCAGCAGCCCTGGACACAGCATTGGAGATAGCCGGACAGGGCACGCCCGTGGTGGCGACGGGGTCGCTCTTCCTGGTTGCCGAGGTGCAGGAGGCATGGCGTGCGCGGACGGACGCAGAGCCGTATCCCTGTGATCCCGTCTGA
- the raiA gene encoding ribosome-associated translation inhibitor RaiA: MQLIIKGKNLEITDVLRNYVEKKIGKLDRYLPRIDEARVELSVQSAKDAAHRQVVQVTLRSNGTILRAEERSADMFASIDAVVDKIHRQIARYKEKRRRGRGPREETSPVEEPVVEEGKPTVVRTKRFVMVPMTVEEAAEQMELLGHDFFVFYNGENAGINVLYRRRDGNYGLIIPELV, from the coding sequence ATGCAACTGATTATCAAAGGCAAGAACCTTGAAATTACCGACGTTCTCCGCAACTATGTGGAGAAAAAGATTGGAAAACTCGACCGGTATTTACCCCGTATTGACGAAGCCCGCGTGGAACTCTCCGTGCAAAGTGCCAAGGATGCAGCCCATCGGCAAGTGGTCCAGGTTACGCTGCGCAGTAACGGCACAATTCTGCGGGCCGAGGAACGCTCGGCCGACATGTTCGCCTCGATAGATGCGGTGGTGGACAAAATACACCGCCAGATCGCGCGTTACAAGGAGAAGCGACGCCGGGGTCGTGGCCCTCGGGAAGAAACGTCGCCTGTCGAGGAACCCGTAGTGGAGGAAGGGAAGCCCACCGTTGTGCGAACCAAGCGCTTCGTTATGGTGCCGATGACCGTGGAGGAAGCGGCCGAGCAAATGGAACTATTGGGCCACGACTTCTTCGTCTTCTACAACGGCGAAAATGCCGGCATCAATGTCCTATACCGCCGCCGCGATGGAAACTACGGGTTGATTATACCAGAGTTGGTGTGA
- a CDS encoding DUF433 domain-containing protein, translating to MDWRDYIHSDPEILLGKPVVKGTRLAVDFILGLFAAGWTEKQVLENYPTLTPKALQAVFAFAAECMHEESLYIVPSGAT from the coding sequence ATGGATTGGCGAGATTACATCCATTCAGACCCAGAAATCTTGTTGGGCAAGCCTGTGGTGAAGGGCACGCGGCTTGCCGTTGACTTCATCCTGGGACTCTTTGCCGCGGGGTGGACAGAAAAACAAGTATTAGAGAACTATCCAACGCTTACCCCTAAGGCCCTGCAAGCAGTGTTCGCTTTCGCTGCCGAGTGTATGCATGAGGAATCTTTGTACATAGTACCAAGCGGAGCGACGTAA